Genomic window (Vibrio coralliirubri):
CTATTAAGCGAGCCTACTACCGATTATAGTTTTACTTCTTGATGCTTAGTTTTCGGTAGCGAAATACTTAGCAGGAAGTAACCTAAAATAGCTGCCGTCGTTGAGCCCATCAGGATACCTAATCGAGCAAGCGTATCAAAATCTGCGTTCGTTGGACCAAATGCCAGTGACGAGATAAAGATAGACATCGTAAAGCCAATACCACACAACACAGATACCGCGAAGATGTTCATGAAGTTCACACCTTCAGGAAGCTTAGCTACGCCCGTTCTCACAGCACCCCAGCTGAATAGGAAGATACCCAGTGGCTTACCAACCAATAGACCCATAGCAATACCAAGCGGTAGCATGCCTGTAAGGTTTGAAATTGAGATGCCTTCTAGTGAAATACCTGCGTTTGCAAATGCGAAGATTGGCAAGATTGCAAAAGCGACGTATGGGTGCAGAGCATGCTCTAGGTGTTTCAGCGGAGAACGCTCCCCTTTATTGCCTTTCAGTGGGATAGCAAAACCAATTACCACACCTGCCAATGTTGCGTGAACACCAGACTTCAATACTGCGAACCACAGAATTGCGCCAACAATAAGATAAACGCTCAGCTTAGTCACATGCTTATTGTTTAGCATGAACAACACACCAGTCGCGATGAAGCCAACTGTAAGTGCAAGCGTTGATAGGTCGCCTGAATAAAACAGTGCAATGATAACAACAACACCTAGGTCATCGATAATTGCCAGTGCTAGC
Coding sequences:
- the nhaA gene encoding Na+/H+ antiporter NhaA → MTDVIRDFFKMESAGGIILVIAAAIAMFVANSPLNEMYQGVLHSYVLGMSVSHWINDGLMAVFFLLIGLEVKRELLEGALKSKETAIFPAIAAVGGMLAPALIYVLFNSSNPEALQGWAIPAATDIAFALGIMALLGNRVPVSLKVFLLALAIIDDLGVVVIIALFYSGDLSTLALTVGFIATGVLFMLNNKHVTKLSVYLIVGAILWFAVLKSGVHATLAGVVIGFAIPLKGNKGERSPLKHLEHALHPYVAFAILPIFAFANAGISLEGISISNLTGMLPLGIAMGLLVGKPLGIFLFSWGAVRTGVAKLPEGVNFMNIFAVSVLCGIGFTMSIFISSLAFGPTNADFDTLARLGILMGSTTAAILGYFLLSISLPKTKHQEVKL